In one Gopherus evgoodei ecotype Sinaloan lineage chromosome 1, rGopEvg1_v1.p, whole genome shotgun sequence genomic region, the following are encoded:
- the KCTD21 gene encoding BTB/POZ domain-containing protein KCTD21 — MSEPITLNVGGKLYTTSLSTLTSFPDSMLGAMFSGKMPTKRDSQGNCFIDRDGKVFRYILNFLRTSHLDLPEDFQEMGLLRREADFYQVQPLIEALQEKEVELSKAEKNAMLNITLDQRTQTVHFTVREAPQIYSLSSSNMEVFSAHIFSTSSLFLKLLGSRLYYCFNGNLSSISSYLQDPNHLTLDWVATVEGLPEEEYTRQNLKRLWVVPANKQINSFQVFVEEVLKIAMSDGFCVDSSHPYASDFMNNKIIRLIRYK; from the coding sequence ATGTCAGAACCTATAACCCTCAACGTTGGAGGAAAACTGTACACCACTTCCCTGTCTACCCTGACTAGTTTTCCAGACTCCATGCTGGGCGCCATGTTCAGTGGAAAGATGCCAACCAAGAGGGATAGCCAAGGCAACTGCTTCATTGACAGAGATGGCAAAGTGTTCCGCTACATCCTGAACTTCTTGAGAACTTCCCACCTGGACCTCCCTGAGGACTTCCAGGAAATGGGCTTGCTGCGACGGGAGGCAGATTTTTATCAGGTTCAGCCACTGATTGAAGCATTGCAAGAGAAGGAGGTGGAGCTCTCCAAAGCTGAGAAGAATGCCATGCTCAACATCACCTTGGATCAAAGGACACAGACAGTTCACTTCACTGTTCGGGAAGCGCCCCAGATCTACAGCCTGTCTTCCTCCAACATGGAAGTATTTAGTGCCCACATATTCAGCACGTCATCTCTGTTCTTGAAGCTCCTAGGTTCCAGACTTTACTATTGCTTCAATGGCAACCTGTCTTCAATATCCAGCTACCTGCAGGACCCCAACCACTTGACCTTGGATTGGGTCGCGACTGTGGAAGGCCTGCCAGAAGAGGAGTACACTAGACAGAACTTAAAGAGACTTTGGGTGGTCCCAGCTAATAAGCAAATTAATAGCTTCCAGGTATTTGTGGAAgaggtgctaaaaatagccatgagtGATGGGTTTTGTGTGGATTCCTCCCACCCCTATGCCTCTGATTTCATGAATAATAAGATTATTCGACTAATTCGGTACAAGTAG